The nucleotide window AAAGAAATAATTGACATGGCCAAAAAAGATTTGGTTTACACAAAAATTAAACCACCAACAAACAAAAAAAGAGATAAAAAGAATTTTTATCATAAAAAATGCAAATCAAACATACAAGATAGTTTTTAAAAAAATTAAAAAACCATTAGCTTGACAGCAATGGGTTATCTTGTTAATATTGTTAGAAATACTATAAATAATGTTGATGAATTACCTGAACTAGATTTTGGAAACAATATTTTAGATGGTATAAAAGCATTTATCTTAATTTTTATCTATTATATAATTCCATTTATTATTACTTTATTAGTAGCCACTTTAACTGGAGGTTTATTTGCAGGTATTGAAATTCTTTCAGTAGCTTTTGGTGCTATTGAGAATAATGTTGCTGATTTACAAACTTATCTTTTTAATACTATTCCTCAATCTACTTTTGAAACGCTTTTTATTTCAATTGTTATTACATTAATTGTTGGAATTATACTATTTATTGTATTTTCTATTTTTTCATCAATTGCTTTTGCTAGATTTTCTAAATATGAAAGTTTATCTGAAGGATTGAACTTTGGAGAGGTATTTAATGATATTAAAACTATTGGTACAGGTAAAGTTATAAGTTGGCTTATTCTTTTAATTATTGTTATTATAGTTATAGGACTTATTGTTGGAATTCTTAATTTAGTTCCATATATAGGAATAGTTTTAGGATTTTTATTAGGTCAAAGTTTACTTGAAATTATATTTTATAGATCTTTAGGTTTATTATATAGAGAAGCATAAATCTCTCTTTTCTTTTTTTTATTTTCATAATTT belongs to Methanobrevibacter oralis and includes:
- a CDS encoding DUF4013 domain-containing protein, producing the protein MGYLVNIVRNTINNVDELPELDFGNNILDGIKAFILIFIYYIIPFIITLLVATLTGGLFAGIEILSVAFGAIENNVADLQTYLFNTIPQSTFETLFISIVITLIVGIILFIVFSIFSSIAFARFSKYESLSEGLNFGEVFNDIKTIGTGKVISWLILLIIVIIVIGLIVGILNLVPYIGIVLGFLLGQSLLEIIFYRSLGLLYREA